A window of the Megalopta genalis isolate 19385.01 chromosome 2, iyMegGena1_principal, whole genome shotgun sequence genome harbors these coding sequences:
- the Wdfy2 gene encoding WD repeat and FYVE domain containing 2, translating into MAAEIKPAPGVNHDKFSTSRKPVLLSKLEGCNDDVNAAIIIPREEGVISVCDDRTVRVWLKRDSGQYWPSVCQYMAAGATSMHYTVETRQLFVGLDNGTINEFILEQDYNRMTAMREYSAHQARVTGVIFTPESEWVLSIGRDKMFLLHCSETGQKVGSYQTDAWYTALQFDAQSKHAFVGDYSGQIAMLKLEANNVTLITTLKTHTGSIHTLAWDSEKQLLFSGSFDQSIIVWDIGGRQGTAYELQGHHNKVTALCYASAERVLLSGGEDGVIVCWDMGASRKETAAWAESGTCQACGRPFFWNIKAMMDQRQLGLRQHHCRHCGRALCARCTSQRIAIPAMGFEFEVRVCDPCHIQLKGTNQTSLASFHDAKHNVVGMDLDAPRRRLLTIGQDRLIKIWDISALLQ; encoded by the exons ATGGCAGCAGAGATAAAGCCCGCTCCAGGTGTAAATCATGACAAATTCAGTACAAGTCGTAAACCTGTACTCTTGTCGAAATTGGAAGGATGCAACGACGATGTCAATGCGGCTATCATTATACCGCGAGAAGAAGGTGTAATTAGCGTTTGCGATGACAG GACTGTTAGAGTTTGGTTGAAACGTGATTCTGGACAGTATTGGCCAAGCGTCTGTCAATATATGGCTGCTGGTGCAACATCGATGCATTACACTGTAGAGACAAGACAATTATTTGTTGGCCTGGATAATGGAACCATAAAT GAATTCATTTTGGAACAAGATTACAACCGAATGACAGCCATGCGCGAATATTCAGCTCATCAAGCAAGAGTCACAGGCGTTATATTTACACCAGAGTCCGAATGGGTTTTAAGTATAGGTCGAGATAAAATGTTTCTGTTACACTGTTCGGAAACTGGTCAGAAAGTGGGATCTTATCAGACCGACGCGTGGTACACTGCACTGCA ATTCGATGCTCAATCGAAGCATGCCTTTGTCGGTGATTATTCTGGACAGATAGCAATGTTAAAGTTAGAGGCCAATAACGTCACGTTGATCACTACGTTAAAAACGCATACAGGAAGTATACACACATTGGCATGGGATTCTGAGAAGCAACTTTTGTTTTCTGGAAGTTTCGATCAAAGTATCATAGTATGGGATATCGGCGGTCGTCAGGGAACGGCATACGAGCTTCAGGGACATCA CAACAAAGTCACAGCGTTGTGCTATGCAAGCGCTGAACGCGTCCTATTGTCCGGTGGAGAAGATGGGGTCATAGTTTGTTGGGACATGGGTGCAAGCAGGAAGGAAACAGCAGCATGGGCAGAATCGGGCACGTGCCAA GCCTGCGGAAGACCGTTTTTCTGGAACATCAAAGCAATGATGGATCAACGGCAACTAGGATTAAGGCAGCATCATTGTCGTCATTGCGGTCGTGCATTATGCGCGCGTTGCACGTCGCAACGAATAGCAATACCAGCAATGGGGTTCGAATTTGAAGTCAGAGTTTGCGATCCATGCCACATACAACTCAAAGGGACAAA CCAAACATCTTTAGCATCTTTCCATGACGCGAAGCATAACGTTGTTGGAATGGATCTCGATGCACCGAGACGAAGACTATTAACTATCGGTCAGGATCGTCTGATTAAAATTTGGGATATTTCTGCGCTCCTTCAGTGA